Genomic DNA from Salvia miltiorrhiza cultivar Shanhuang (shh) chromosome 1, IMPLAD_Smil_shh, whole genome shotgun sequence:
TAACTCACGCAACCAAAATTTCATACTCCCtacgtccccaaaataagttccttttTGGGGACTGGGgacgacacaaattttaaagaaaaataataaagtgtattgatagtggaaaaaaatactccatccgtcctcaaaataagtttctctttggggacggcacgagttttaaggaaaagtggtaaagtatattgatagtggagaaaaatatattataattagtattgagagtagtgaaaaggtgaaaaagtgttataattagtattgagagtggtgaaaaagtgaaaagtaagaataaataaagtattattagtggtggggtagttgtccaaaaatggaaagaaagaaaaaggaacttatttgggggacgtcccaaaaaggaaaaagaggaacttacttcagggacgaagggagtatgttatactccctccgtccgccaaaagtattccacaattactatatttggcgtccgcaaaaagtattccactttcctttttaagccatggtcccaccatccacctttatattttatccttacaaacactctttatttacaaaaaacccaccccaaattcaatctcaaccacacatctcataaagtggtggggccctttctccactacatcaacatcatcacacattttattaaactccgtgcccggccaaagtggaatacttttggcggacggagtgAGTAATTAGTATGAGTAGTggtgaaaagataaaaaaatgttataattagtattgagagtggtgaaaaagtgaaaagtaagaataaataaagtattattagtggtggagcagttgtccaaaaatggaaagaaaaaaagaggaacttatttaggggacgtcccaaaaaagaaaaagaggaacttatttcagagacgaagggagtataatttatgtaTCGGGTATACAATTAAAACtagtttctcaaaaaaaaaaaaaaaaaaaatcccaaatATTGACCATGCTTGTAAACTATACCAGAGTAAAATAACTTTTCAAATGCCATGTGCCTAATTCAAAAtggaaaaaaattgtttttgaaaTAAGAAAAGGTTTTAAAAATGAATGAAGTGAAAGCCTGCCTAACACTATCATCATATTCGTATCAAATTCGAGTATCGAGTTCAGATTCTAACAAGCCTTTTTGATCTGTATTACAGAATCGGACATTTCAAAGTTTGAACAAAGTTAATTACGAGACAAAAATGCCcccaaataatatttaaaaataaataaataaataaataatacgaCAATCATCACTTGACGAACGACTTCTGCAGCAGAAACCCAGAACAGAAGGTGAGAAACACAGAAAATGGAGCCGCGCTTCCGCTCTCTACTGCTCCTCCTTCTCCCGCCGCtcctcaattttctctctctgaATCCAGTCTGCggaagcggcggcggcgccaccGGAGTCATCAAAGTGAATTACAAATTCGCCGGCTCCGACGCCAGTCTCAGCACCCTCAGAGCTCACGATGATATCCGCCACCTCTCCATTCTCGCCGGCGTCGACCTGCCCCTCGGTGGAACCGGTCGTCCTGACGCGTCCGGGTGAGCTGTTCCACCTTACTTCTTTTCATTTTGTGATTTCCTTTCGCTTTCGAATAGAGGAGGCGATGGTGTTAGTTTCACGTGCTGGAATTTGGTGGTGATTGTTTCCAGTTCAATGGAGCAAATTGTTTTGGTGATTTTATGTTTGCGAAGTCTGGTTTATAATTAGAATGGGTAATTTTGGTAGTTTGTTTATTTGAATGTGGTGGATTTTTATTCTCATCGTGAATTGATGCTTGATTTCAGTGTAATTCGTGGAATTGTGATTTCCAAACTACGCTGGATCTTGGCAAACAAAATTctggttttaattttttttctgaaGTTTTTAGTTTTCTATTGTTTTCTTTTGCTCTTTAGGAAATTGCATGTTTCCTGAGTAGTTTGTGCTTTACTGTTGTAGTGTCAAATGTTTGTGTATCAGTTAGTCAATTCAGAGTTGGATATTGTATATGTGTATAAGGTGAATTTGCTACTTTGCCAATTGATGGGAGTTTATGAAAACCATGATTGTTATTCTCGGCTGAATCCAAGGAATAATTGGATTGTAAAGGGGGTCTGAGATGGAATGTTGTACTGTTTTCTTATGTACGCACTAATCATGTCTGCATGTGTAAGTTACAAATTGCACTATATATACAATGATGCATAGTTGTCTATGGGCTCTACTTTTGCCCAAGTTTATATGGTATGATAGGCTTGTGTTATCTTGAGATCAATTCCACCACTGATTTCTGCAAATAATGTGAACCAATATGAGATAACTTACATGTGAATGTACAAGATCATTTGGTCTCGCACAAGCATGATCACATGCCAATAGTCAGCTTTGCACTAATAAGATGCTAACTATTTGACAATTAATGTTTCTATTAATCAGTTTGCAAAGTATTATGTGTTTCTTCAAGTTACTTGAAATGTTGTTATTTATTCATGGAATATGATTTTTGAACATTCTCCTTCAGAAAGATAAAAATGAAAAGCAATTGGTATAATTTCTAAGCTCTGCACATGAGTGCCAAATCTCACAGCATTCTTCTTGCTTATGTATTTGATGGCACAGGCTCTACTATGCTAAAATAGGCATTGGAACACCGTCAAAAGATTATTATGTGCAGGTTGACACTGGAACTGATATAACTTGGGTTAACTGCATTCAGTGCCATCAATGCCCCCGACGAGGCTACCATGGTGTATGATCCGACCCTCAATTGTATCCTATGTACTTTGGGTCTAGGATGAGGTTTTAGTGGTCTTAATACAGTAGAATTCCTTCATCTCTGGTTATCTTgtgattgaatttatgttttGGCAGATAGAACTTCCACTCTACAATCCAAAAGATTCTCTTACTGGAAAACTAGTGTCATGTGATCAAGATTTTTGTAAAGAGATTGGTGGAGGCTTATCAGGTTGCAATGCTAATTCATCATGCTTGTATACTGAGGTTTATGGAGATGGGAGCTATACCATAGGATACTTTGTTGAGGATGTTGTCCAGTATGATCGAATCTCTGGAGATTTGCAAACAAAATCGGCAAATGGAAGTGTTATTTTTGGGTATGTTATTGTTTTTTTATGACTATGGCATAATTTGGACGCCTAGGGGCTGCAATAATCAGTTAGCTGTGAAAGCAATGTTTACATTGATTGCCTTGAAATGATTTTGAAATTAGTTCATGATTATTTCCTTTTTGATGTTCGGTATATAATTTCTCCGTAATCTCATGATTCTCTCTGCTGTAAATGGTGGTTCTTGCTCGTGCTATTATGCATATGATAGGAAATTATGATTTCATTATCTGTTGCAGTTATGTCTCGAAATGAGGAGTAATTCCATCTCATGGCTGTACATGCAAATGCTATATAATAAACTGTTGTATTCGCTGTATTCCTATCTTTGTGAAGATTTCTTGTATATAAGACTTAGTATGTTCTCACTTTAGGCAATAATTAAGTGAAGCCTTTTTGAGCAGATGTGGTGCCCAACAATCTGGAGATCTGGGGCCATCGGATGATGCACTTAATGGAATACTGGGTTTTGGAAAATCTAACTCATCGATGCTCTCACAGCTAGCTTCGTCTGGAAGAGTGAAAAAGATGTTTGCTCATTGCTTAGATGGTGTGAATGGTGGAGGTATCTTTGCTATTGGGCATGTGGTTCAACCACAAGTAAATACGACACCCCTGGTGTCAAACCAGTATGTCAGATCCATAGCTTCGACATATGAATTTTATCTTTGTCCTTCAATCCATTTTTTTGGTAGTAAGCTGTTGATTTTATGTACATGAGTCTTTGTTGGATTATCAAGTAAGCCTTTACTAAGATCTGATAGAGATAATGGAGGGCGGGGTTGTAATTTTGGCAAATGATTCACACTATctgttttttcaaaaaaaacaaagaaaaaaaagaagcagCTGTTGACCATACATGTTTTTTTACAACTCATCCtcaatatagtactccctccgtcccaaacgaaatgtcctatttcttttcggcacggagattaagaaatgtgtataaagtagataaagtgggttgttggaaattatttaaatattaagtatagagagagagtgtattgccaaaaaaagaaataggacatttcgtttgggacagcccaaaaaggaaaacaggacatttcgtttgggacggagggagtattaaactaGGTCTGGGAGCAAGATAGAGCATATCCTGCAAGATTAAACAAAATCTAGGGAGTGGTTTGCTCTGAAATATTGTTTTGCAGTACTTTGAACTTATCTATTGAGACAACTCTACAAGTGATTCATTCTGTACTGGTCTGCACTTTAAAAGAACTCGGCGTTGGTACTTGATTGTCTTCTGTTGTTTCCTGTTTACAAAACACTCCACTTATTGTTATCTTTATAATGTTAACGTCAACCTCTTGTGTTGTTATTTACTTCTTTCTCTTAAAGCAGTTATTTTATGAAATTGTAGGCCACATTACAATGTCAATATGACTGGAATCCAAGTGGGTCATGATTTCCTGAATCTGACTACAGATATCTATATGGCAGACAAGAGGGGAGCAATAATTGACAGTGGTACCACATTAGCATATCTGCCACAAGTGATTTATGAACCACTAGTGAAAAAGGTATCTCACTTGCTACAGTTTCCGTGATAAGCACTCTGATTGCCAAATATGATGGAGGGAAGCTTACCCTTTTGTCCTTTATAATTGCTAGATACTCTCCTGGCAGATGGATCTGAAATTGCAATTGCTTCACGATCAATACACTTGCTTCGATTTTTCTGGCAGGTAGTATCCATTGTTAATGCTCTCTTGAATGAGTCAAACCTCAGTTGATGCTAGTGGTCATTATTTGGTAGTGATTTATAAGGTGTCTGTACTTAATAGCTCTCAAGTCACTTGTCTCTTTTGGTTGATGGTCATTGACTGTAATTTATATAGCTCTCAAATTCGTAATTTCCTTTTATTTGACCCTTGACACTTCTAACTTGTTCACATTTCCCTGGCATATGATATGATCTTATTAGGTTCTTTACGTTCGCTCTTCAAATTGATATTACCTCTGATTTGGTTTTGATAATCTTTAAGGCAGAAATTATTGAAAACATAGCCATTTGCAATTTTAGATATCTACCCTTTCAACACTGTTtgacataatttatttttaatgtaaagAGATTGAATGGCCTTTATATTTGACTCCTTTACTTTCCATCACTAATATAGCATACAATATTGGGTCAAGAACCTATGTCTAGTTTCGGCCTTCTGGGAAATAAGTATTTTGAAGTGAAATAAAGTTCTGTTAAATCTCTTGTCTAATTGTCAGCAATTTGAAGCCTTCTATTTTCTTGCAATCGCTGGAAGCTTAGATGACTAACTATATATTAAGTTTACTGTATATGACATTACTGTTTAAAATAACTTCAGAATGTATGTATCTTAAGGTGTTACATTTCTTATGAAGTTTGTGGTAGGACTAGAGATGAAATCTTTGCCATGTCTGATTGTGTCTTTTATTTAAGTGCTAGTCCATCTTTTTGCAATATAACATTCTGATGCATAATGTTTGAAGTATCCTGCTAAACGAAATGTGTTTCTATTTCTTATACAAATTTCGGTTTGAAGAATTTGAATATGTAGAGTCATTGTTGTATGCTACTGCTGGATGGTTCTCATTTCTAAATGATGTACAACACATGAAATCCTCAGCAGTCATATCTATGGTCACTCAAAAGTTTACCTTTTCGTTAGCTCTCCTTGTAGTTAATGCTTCTTTATAACTTTATCTTCACTTGTTGTAGTGTTGATGATGGATTTCCAACTGTGACCCTCCATTTTCAAAATTCACTTACGTTGATGGTTTATCCCCATGAGTATCTGTTCCCATTTGTAAGTACATTATGTTATACAAGTACAACATGCCTATTAtcttttatttactttaatatctgtataaatatttgtaatataAATTGTTTATAAAGTTCTTCCTCGATACCAATCCCTTACTCCAGTGCGCATGTCTACCTAACCCTCATACACTCTTCTTCTCCCTCAAATCCCCAATCACTTTAAAAGCACATTCCTCTACCACCTCTTGACGACAAACTTTCTGTGACAAGCCTGTAATGAAGCAATTAGTAGTTTCACAAGCAATCTGCCCACCTTTGAGCCTCCATATTTCTCCCAACCTCCAACTCAAGCCACGGGCAAGTAATCTTCAATCTCCAGTATGTAGAAACAGTTGCAATTTTTGTGTACATGGTTTCCAAGTCAACACCTACTCCCCTTTTACAATATGTTTAAACAAGAAAGAATATAAGAAAATTGACAAAGAACAACATGGTGGTTGTTTACCATTTTAGGGCCAATGGTTTGATAGGCTATGAAGATCTATGATTattatttgttgttttgtttttagAGGTTGAGAATTATAATTGTATA
This window encodes:
- the LOC130997835 gene encoding aspartic proteinase 36-like is translated as MEPRFRSLLLLLLPPLLNFLSLNPVCGSGGGATGVIKVNYKFAGSDASLSTLRAHDDIRHLSILAGVDLPLGGTGRPDASGLYYAKIGIGTPSKDYYVQVDTGTDITWVNCIQCHQCPRRGYHGIELPLYNPKDSLTGKLVSCDQDFCKEIGGGLSGCNANSSCLYTEVYGDGSYTIGYFVEDVVQYDRISGDLQTKSANGSVIFGCGAQQSGDLGPSDDALNGILGFGKSNSSMLSQLASSGRVKKMFAHCLDGVNGGGIFAIGHVVQPQVNTTPLVSNQPHYNVNMTGIQVGHDFLNLTTDIYMADKRGAIIDSGTTLAYLPQVIYEPLVKKILSWQMDLKLQLLHDQYTCFDFSGSVDDGFPTVTLHFQNSLTLMVYPHEYLFPFEDLMCIGWQNSGLESQDKKNITLLGDLVLANKLVLYDLEKQAIGWTEYNCSSSIQIKDEITGSVHLVGAHFLSRGCKFSPRVVFLLLMIALLHGLIQ